From Mycobacteriales bacterium, a single genomic window includes:
- a CDS encoding Fic/DOC family N-terminal domain-containing protein, translating to MKQPCLERFLLRSEAIASSRIEGLQVSPQQVGLAEVADEEKLTAENVNRTARRVSAKITALRHATPPWAGGA from the coding sequence GTGAAGCAACCTTGTCTGGAACGCTTCCTGCTGCGCTCGGAGGCGATCGCCTCGTCCCGTATCGAAGGCCTCCAGGTCTCGCCGCAACAGGTCGGACTGGCCGAGGTGGCCGACGAGGAGAAGCTGACAGCGGAGAACGTCAACCGCACGGCTCGTCGTGTGTCGGCCAAAATCACCGCGCTGCGCCACGCCACGCCACCGTGGGCCGGCGGGGCCTGA
- a CDS encoding phage resistance protein has translation MSDLLRDVIDIPERTGAEDYVLRLTEGIDDSNIRRTLDDYVVTPALVDSFDRALDLVSGALRDRTSRGAFLSGSFGSGKSHFMAVLHALLRGQPDARALTELQGVVAAHDPGLQGKKVLPLAYHLLGAPSMEEALLGGYVRTIRTLHPEAPLPSVHEDQRLLADGERQRQVLGDERFFAELNAGASSDPWSKVLGAGSWDVLRYDEARAAEPGTAARQQLVSVLVDRFFTSYTDQAGYLDLDRGLAAITAHAQSLGYDAVVMFLDELVLWLAFGVQDREFFRKEAPKLTKLVESAVPRSIPLISFIARQLDLSRWFADAGASGAEQEALDRAFRHQEGRFTTIVLGDDNLPYVAHQRLLRPRTEAAAARLADAFAGLERRPDVWDVLLDGVHTNEQHRGADEAAFRLTYPFSPALVSTLRSLAGYMQRERTALKVMQQMLVDRRDQLTVDDVIPVGDAFDYVVQGKQALDEVVTSRFRAATGLWTNKLEPLVARKHGLAPGTEPPPGYLTDARLAKTLLLSGIAPEVPALKELTASRLASLNHGTITAPIAGREAALVLGTVREWAGSVPEISVGDDPRNPVIRVRLADVDYESVVDKVRGEDNDGRRRELLRELVRDAFGVADRTPDMYGAIAHTVVWRGSRREVDLVFGNVRDGAWLTEDHFRARPGTWRFVVDHPFDDSGHSASEDLRRVDDLRDGGLSTSTVVWLPRFLAPDRMQELSRLVKLEWVLGGAGDRWTAAAQHLSEGDRVAARAILESQRGALRERLRAVVQQAYGAAAVTPGTLVDDPAHDRVFVSLDRSFDAAKPVGADLRSAFADIVDRAFASSAPGHPRFEPVASEVTAKELVTLLRYVDLALGDPEARVLVETADRAAVRRLAGPLGVGRSGETHFLFGDDQLTPWAAEFEKAQAREGVDPSSPVSVTAVRGWIRAVTPALGLRPEVEDVVVLAWAALRQRACYLHGGPVQPKPGALADAVELRPEPLPTAEEFRTATARAQTLFGIVAPPHLTAGSLGRFCELLRVAVQSAGPAPAELPGAVQDMATRLGVAGFPARLATARAAADLLQALGTTGDRVALVRLVATTSLPATEAAVARSISAAPAVLSALRGARLDRYRPLLDSESEDLTARAVLDPLRAALAVDELVQSLPGALGVAEDGLFAWLNGRTSPTPPPPPPPGSATGRLRRAAGQSAAVVLEALQAELAAHPDAAYDITWTRSGGTP, from the coding sequence ATGAGTGACCTGCTGCGCGACGTCATCGACATCCCCGAGCGCACCGGGGCCGAGGACTACGTCCTGCGGCTCACCGAGGGCATCGACGACAGCAACATCCGCCGCACACTGGACGACTACGTTGTCACGCCGGCCCTCGTCGACTCCTTCGACCGTGCGCTCGACCTCGTCTCCGGTGCGCTGCGCGACCGCACCAGCCGCGGGGCGTTCCTGTCCGGTTCCTTCGGCTCCGGCAAGAGCCACTTCATGGCCGTGCTCCACGCGCTGCTGCGCGGCCAGCCCGACGCCCGGGCGCTCACCGAGCTGCAGGGCGTCGTCGCCGCGCACGACCCGGGTTTGCAGGGCAAGAAGGTGTTGCCGCTGGCCTACCACCTGCTCGGCGCGCCCTCCATGGAGGAGGCGCTGCTCGGCGGCTACGTACGCACCATCCGCACGCTGCACCCCGAGGCGCCCCTGCCGTCGGTGCACGAGGACCAGCGGCTGCTCGCCGACGGCGAGCGCCAGCGCCAGGTGCTCGGCGACGAGCGCTTCTTCGCCGAGCTCAATGCCGGCGCGTCGAGCGACCCGTGGTCGAAGGTGCTCGGTGCCGGCTCGTGGGACGTCCTGCGCTACGACGAGGCGCGTGCCGCCGAGCCCGGCACCGCCGCGCGCCAGCAGCTCGTGTCCGTGCTCGTCGACCGCTTCTTCACCAGCTACACCGACCAGGCGGGCTACCTCGACCTCGACCGGGGTCTCGCGGCGATCACCGCCCACGCCCAGAGCCTCGGCTACGACGCCGTCGTCATGTTTCTGGACGAGCTGGTGCTGTGGCTGGCCTTCGGGGTGCAGGACCGCGAGTTCTTCCGCAAGGAGGCGCCCAAGCTCACCAAGCTCGTCGAGTCGGCCGTGCCCCGCAGCATCCCGCTCATCTCGTTCATCGCCCGCCAGCTCGACCTCAGCCGCTGGTTCGCCGACGCCGGCGCGAGCGGCGCCGAGCAGGAGGCCCTCGACCGCGCCTTCCGCCACCAGGAGGGCCGCTTCACCACGATCGTGCTCGGCGACGACAACCTGCCGTACGTCGCGCACCAGCGGCTGCTGCGCCCACGCACCGAAGCCGCCGCCGCCCGGCTCGCGGACGCCTTCGCCGGTCTCGAGCGCCGCCCCGACGTCTGGGACGTCCTGCTCGACGGCGTGCACACCAACGAGCAGCACCGCGGGGCCGACGAGGCCGCGTTCCGGCTGACGTACCCCTTCAGCCCCGCGCTGGTGTCGACGCTGCGCTCGCTCGCCGGCTACATGCAGCGCGAGCGCACCGCGCTCAAGGTCATGCAGCAGATGCTCGTCGACCGGCGTGACCAGCTCACCGTCGACGACGTCATCCCCGTCGGTGACGCCTTCGACTATGTGGTGCAGGGCAAGCAGGCGCTCGACGAGGTCGTGACCAGCCGGTTCCGAGCGGCGACCGGGCTGTGGACCAACAAGCTGGAGCCGCTCGTCGCCCGCAAGCACGGGCTGGCGCCCGGCACTGAGCCGCCGCCCGGCTACCTCACCGACGCGCGACTGGCCAAGACGCTGCTGCTGTCCGGTATCGCCCCCGAGGTGCCCGCGCTCAAGGAGCTCACCGCCAGTCGGCTGGCCTCGCTCAACCACGGCACCATCACGGCGCCGATCGCCGGGCGGGAGGCCGCGCTCGTGCTGGGCACCGTCCGTGAGTGGGCCGGCTCGGTCCCGGAGATCTCCGTCGGCGACGACCCCCGCAACCCCGTCATCCGGGTGCGCCTCGCCGACGTCGACTACGAGTCCGTCGTCGACAAGGTGCGCGGCGAGGACAACGACGGTCGCCGGCGTGAGCTGCTGCGCGAGCTCGTCCGCGACGCGTTCGGCGTGGCCGACCGGACACCCGACATGTACGGCGCGATCGCGCACACCGTCGTCTGGCGCGGCTCCCGCCGCGAGGTCGACCTCGTCTTCGGCAACGTGCGCGACGGAGCATGGCTGACCGAGGACCACTTCCGGGCCCGGCCCGGCACCTGGCGCTTCGTCGTCGACCACCCCTTCGACGACAGCGGCCACTCGGCGAGCGAGGACCTGCGCCGCGTCGACGACCTGCGCGACGGCGGTCTGAGCACGTCGACGGTCGTGTGGCTGCCGCGCTTCCTCGCACCCGACCGGATGCAGGAGCTCAGCCGGCTCGTCAAGCTCGAGTGGGTCCTCGGCGGCGCCGGTGACCGCTGGACGGCCGCCGCCCAGCACCTGTCCGAAGGCGACCGCGTCGCTGCCCGGGCGATCCTCGAGTCTCAGCGCGGCGCCCTGCGCGAGCGCCTGCGCGCCGTCGTGCAGCAGGCGTACGGCGCGGCCGCCGTCACCCCGGGCACCCTCGTCGACGACCCCGCCCACGACCGGGTGTTCGTCAGCCTCGATCGGTCCTTCGACGCCGCCAAGCCCGTGGGCGCCGACCTCCGCTCGGCCTTCGCCGACATCGTCGACCGGGCCTTCGCGAGCTCCGCCCCGGGACACCCGCGCTTCGAGCCGGTCGCCAGCGAGGTGACCGCCAAGGAGCTCGTGACCCTCTTGCGCTACGTCGACCTGGCGCTCGGCGATCCGGAGGCGCGCGTGCTCGTCGAGACCGCCGACCGGGCTGCGGTGCGCCGGCTCGCCGGCCCGCTGGGTGTCGGCCGCTCCGGCGAGACGCACTTCCTGTTCGGCGACGACCAGCTCACGCCTTGGGCTGCGGAGTTCGAGAAGGCCCAGGCGCGGGAGGGCGTTGACCCGTCCTCGCCCGTGTCGGTGACCGCCGTGCGCGGCTGGATCCGCGCCGTCACGCCGGCCCTCGGCCTGCGCCCCGAGGTCGAGGACGTCGTCGTGCTCGCCTGGGCCGCCCTGCGGCAGCGGGCCTGTTACCTGCACGGCGGTCCCGTGCAGCCCAAGCCCGGGGCGCTGGCCGACGCGGTCGAGCTGCGCCCCGAGCCGCTGCCGACCGCCGAGGAGTTCCGCACCGCGACGGCCCGCGCCCAGACGCTGTTCGGCATCGTCGCGCCGCCACACCTGACCGCCGGCTCGCTCGGACGCTTCTGCGAGCTGCTCCGTGTCGCCGTGCAGTCGGCCGGTCCCGCGCCCGCCGAGCTGCCGGGCGCTGTGCAGGACATGGCGACCCGTCTCGGCGTGGCCGGGTTCCCCGCCCGGCTCGCCACCGCCCGCGCCGCCGCCGACCTGCTGCAGGCGCTCGGCACCACCGGCGACCGGGTGGCCCTCGTTCGGCTGGTCGCCACCACCTCGTTGCCTGCGACCGAGGCGGCCGTGGCCCGCTCGATCAGCGCCGCGCCGGCCGTGCTGAGCGCCCTGCGTGGTGCGCGCCTGGACCGCTACCGGCCGCTGCTGGACAGCGAGTCGGAGGACCTCACAGCGAGGGCCGTCCTGGACCCGCTCCGCGCGGCGCTCGCCGTCGACGAGCTCGTGCAGTCCCTGCCGGGCGCTCTGGGCGTCGCCGAGGACGGGCTGTTCGCCTGGCTGAACGGCCGCACGTCACCGACCCCACCGCCGCCGCCGCCGCCCGGGTCTGCCACCGGACGCCTCCGCCGCGCAGCGGGCCAGAGCGCCGCCGTGGTGCTCGAGGCGCTGCAGGCCGAGCTCGCCGCGCACCCGGATGCGGCGTACGACATCACCTGGACGCGGTCCGGCGGAACGCCGTGA